The following are encoded together in the Kwoniella europaea PYCC6329 chromosome 1, complete sequence genome:
- a CDS encoding transaldolase, translating into MTNALDALKATGTVVVSDTGDFGSIDAFKPQDATTNPSLILAATKLEKYAKLIDPAVEYAKKKGGELEVQAENALDRLLVEFGSEILKIIPGRVSTEVDAKFSFDTQATINKAHQIIDLYKEQGISKDRVLIKIASTYEGIQAAKKLEEEGIHCNLTLLFGFGQAVACAEAGVTLISPFVGRILDWYKKANPDTNYTADTDPGVKSVQKIFNYYKQHGYKTIVMGASFRNIGEITALAGCDYLTIAPKLLDELAKSNDAVPKKLDAKDADSAPIDKVSYLDDEAKFRWALFEDQMAFEKLHEGIRGFAKDGQTLKDLLKSKLQ; encoded by the exons ATGACCAACGCTCTTGACGCCCTCAAAGC TACCGGTACCGTCGTCGTATCTGACACTGGAGACTTCGGTTCCATCGATGCCTTCAAGCCTCAAGATGCTACCACCAACCCTTCATTGAT TCTCGCCGCTACCAAGCTCGAGAAGTACGCTAAGCTCATCGACCCTGCTGTCGAATACGctaagaagaagggagg TGAGCTCGAAGTCCAAGCCGAGAACGCCCTTGATCGACTCCTCGTCGAATTCGGTTCCGAGATCCTCAAGATCATCCCTGGTAGAGTCTCAACTGAAGTTGATGCCAAATTCTCCTTCGACACCC AAGCCACTATCAACAAAGCCCACCAAATCATCGATCTCTACAAGGAGCAAGGTATCTCCAAGGACCGAGTTTTGATCAAGATTGCTTCTACTTACGAGGGTATTCAAGCCGCCAAGAagcttgaagaggaaggtatcCA CTGTAACTTGACTCTCCTCTTCGGTTTCGGCCAAGCTGTCGCCTGTGCTGAGGCTGGTGTCACCCTCATTTCGCCCTTCGTTGGCCGA ATCCTCGATTGGTACAAGAAGGCCAACCCCGACACCAACTACACCGCTGACACCGACCCTGGAGTCAAGTCCGTCCAAAAGATCTTCAA CTACTACAAGCAACACGGATACAAGACCATCGTCATGGGTGCTTCTTTCAGAAACATCGGTGAAATCACTGCTCTTGCCGGTTGTGATTACTTGACCATCGCTCCTAAACTCTTGGACGAATTGGCCAAATCCAA CGACGCCGTCCCCAAGAAGCTCGATGCCAAAGATGCCGACTCCGCTCCTATCGACAAAGTCTCATACCTCGACGACGAAGCTAAATTCAGATGGGCCTTGTTCGAAGACCAAATGGCTTTCGAGAAGCTCCACGAAGGTATCAGAGGATTCGCCAAGGATGGTCAAACCCTCAAAGACCTCCTCAAATCTAAACTCCAATAA